CGTCATATAGTTATCTGGACGAAACATTCAGCAATAAACGCGAAATGTGACAGTGAATATGGCACCACAGATTCGACACCATGAACTTACAACTCACAAACCGACTAGGAGAGGACAAACCACATGCTCAAAAAAATTGGAACGGTCTTACTACTGACGGTCATGACACTCGCTATGCTCTTACCACAACAACAAGTTGAGGCATCTTCAAAAGTTTACGTTCAAAGCCAAGTCAACGGATTGAACGTCCGCTCGGCAGGTTCACTCAACGGAAAAGTCATCGGCAAGATCAACAAAGGACAACAATTACAGCGTACCGGCTCAAAAGGGGCTTGGATTCGCGTCAACTACAAAGGAAAAGCAGGTTGGATCGCTGCTAAGTACTTGAAGTCAGTTAAAAAAGCTTCAAAGTCGGTAACAAAAACAAGTTTGAAGGCGAAAACTTATAAAATGAATGCCTCGGCCTACACACCGTATTGCAAAGGATGTTCAGGTGTGACGGCATTAGGCTGGAACGTCCGGGCCCAAAAACGTAACGTCGTCGCTGTCGACCCGCGCGTCATCCCGCTCGGTAAGAAAGTACAAGTGTACGTCGGCGGGAAGTTGACGGGCACATACACAGCGGCTGATACAGGCGGCGCCATCAAAGGCAACAAAATCGACATCTTGATGTACTCACAAAGTGCGGCCCTCAACTTCGGTCGTAAGACAGTAACTGTCAAAGTATTATAATCAGGCATACAAAAGGGCCATCGCATTTGCGATGGCCCTTTTGTGAATCATGTTATTGGCGGACGATGAGAACGTCACACTTCGAATAGCGAACGATGCTTTCAGAGACGCTACCGATGAAGAAGCGTTCGACGGCGTTCAAGCCGGTCGCTCCACAGATGATGAGGTCAATGTCGTGATTCGGTGCGATTTTTTTAGCGATCGTCACTTTCGGAGAGCCGTACTCGATGACCGTCTCGACTTCTTTGACACCACGTTCTTTCGCGCGATTGACGTAGTCCTCGAGCAATTCCTTCGCATACGTTTCAGCACGCTCGGTAATCGTCCGGTCATATGCTTCGACCGTGGCGAACGTCCGTGTATCGATGACGTGACCGATATACAGCTTGCCATCGTTTCGAAGGGCGACGTCGATTGCTGTTTCAAATGCGCGTTCCGCCTCTTTCGAGCCGTCGACGGCAGATAGAATATGTTTGTAGACAATTGCCATGTAAATCCCAACCTTTCGCTTGAAATGTACGTGCGGCTTACATGTATAGTATACCACTTCTGCCTAAATTCACGCCCGGTTCTTTCAGAAATGTGTGAAAGATTCACAACTTTCTCACTGAACAGGTTGAAGTTTGGAAATGAGCAGACGGAACGGGTAAGATGATACAGAGGAGGGATGACGATGAAACACGTAGTCATCACGGCCGGTGCGAAAGGGATCGGCCGCATTGTGACGGAACGACTGTTAGAAGAAGGTTGGCACGTCAGCGTATTGCAACGGAAGCCGATCGATTGGAACCACGAGCGGTTACATATGATCGAGACGCCGTTGACGGACCGCCAGGCCGTCTTGAGTGCCTATGAAGAGGCGGTGGCCAAGTTCGGAGAACCGGATGCGCTCATCTTGAATGCCGGGCCATATATCTTTGAACGGAAATGTCTCGTCGACTTGTCTGACGAGGAATGGGACGAGGTGATCACGGGTAACTTGTCAGCCTCGTTTTGGTTGATGCGCCGAGCCATCCCGAGCATGCGGTCGAAACAGTTCGGCCGCATCATCACGTACGGCTTCCCGGAAAGTGCGACGGCACCAGGCTGGATTCACCGGTCGGCGTTCGCGGCAGCGAAAACGGGACTTGTCAGTTTGACGAAATCGGTCGCGCTTGAAGAGGCAGCCTACGGCATCACGGCCAATATGATCAATCCAGGCAATATTGTCGGGGCACAAAAAGAGATGCGAATCGAAGCGGCCGAACCGGATGACCAGACACCGGTCGGCCGTCACGGGACAGGTGAAGATATCGCGCGAATGATTCTGTTCTTGCTCGCTCACGATTCTGACATGGTCACGGGTGCTGTCATTGATGTGACCGGCGGTGTCAACGTCGTCCATCAATACCGGAAATAAGGAGGGGTCTGCATGAAGTTGGCCATATTGACCGATATCCATGGCAACGTCCAAGCGCTCGATGCGGTGCTTGCCGAACTGGACCGGCAAGGGATCGATCAAATCTGGAGTTTAGGGGACATGATTGCGATGGGACCCGATTCGAACGAAGTGATGGCGCGACTGCTCGACCGCGGCGTGCACATGATTACGGGCAACCATGACGAGGCCGTGTTGTCGCTCATGGCTGGGACAGGGCATCCCGAAAGCTACGCACACACGCGCCCGCATCATGAGTGGGTGGCGCGTACGTTGAAACCTGCCTATGCGGAGGCGCTCTTCAAGCTGCCGCGCACGATTGAACGTGTTGTCGAAGGGACTCGCGTATACGGCATCCATTACCATATCCCGACCGAGAAACGGGAGACGCCGATCACCGAGGAACCGTTCCACGACATCGTCGAGGCGACACTTTCGAACATGCAGTCGCTTTACGCGGCGTATGAGGCGGATGTCATCTGCTTCGGGCATCATCATCCGGAGCACATGTTTCGGGATGACGTGAAACATTATTTCAATCCGGGAGCGCTCGGTGTCGCCCGTGACGACTTGGCCCGTTACGGCATCCTCGAGTGGGGTGAGGCCGGCTTCTCGATTCACCCACAAGCCGTGCCGTATGACAAACGCTCGTTCCTTGAGACGATGGAACGCCGTGACGTGCCACAACGAGACGTCATGTTCCGACTCTTTTATTGACCGTGAAAAAGACCAGCCGCGCGCGGCTGGTCTTTCTTTGTGACTCAATCGATTTCTTGGAGCGTTTTCGGATAACTCGTCAACAGAATCGGGCCACTCTCGGTCATGACGATGTCGTCCTCGATGCGGACGCCGCCGACGCCAGGGAGATAAATCCCCGGTTCGACGGTGAACGTCATCCCGACTTGGGCCGTCATGTCGTTATTGGCGGCCATTGACGGGAATTCGTGTACTTCGATGCCGATACCGTGTCCGACACGATGCGTGAAGTATTCCCCGTAACCGGCCGTCGTGATGACTTGACGGGCCGCGATATCGATCGAGCCGAGCGTCGTCCCGACGTTCGCCATCTCGATCGCAGCTTCTTCGGCCTTGAGGACGGTCTCGTAAATCTCTCGTTGTTTCGTGCTCGCTTCTCCATAGACGACGGTGCGAGTGATGTCAGAGGCGTATCCTTGCCAAATGACACCGAGGTCGAACAAAGCGAAATCGCCTTTCTTCAAGCGATTGTTGCCGGGTACACCGTGCGGGTCGGCGCTATTCTCACCGAACAACACAAGTGTGTCGAACGACATCTCCCGGACGCCGTGCTTCTTCATCGCATACTCGATTTCCGCGATGACCTCGAGCTCGGTCACGCCTTCACGCAATGCGCGAATCCCTGCCTCGATCGCCATATCGGCGAGTTCGGCGGCGCGCTTCATCAAGCGGACCTCGTCCGGTGACTTGATCATGCGAAGTGCCTGCAACTCTTCCGTCAAGTCGATGATTGACAGTCCCGCGAAACCGGCGCGGAGTTGCTCGGCGCGATTGTACGTCAAATGCTCGCCTTCTACTCCGATTCGCTCGGGGATGATCTGTTGGTCGAGGAACAGTTTGACGACTTTGTCCCATGGGTTTTCATGATCCATGTACGTGACGATATCGCCGTTCCACTCGCTCGCTTCGACGATTCCTTTTTCAAGTGCTGGACAGACGATCGCGGTCGTGCCGTTCTTCAAGACAAGAATGGCGATGAGCCGCTCATGAGCCTCGGCGTATACTCCTGAAAAGTAGAAGACCGATGCTTTCGATGTGACGAAAGCGGCGTCTAACCCTTTCGTGGCCAAAGATTGTGCAATATGGTTGGTTCGTTGATTCAACTCGTTTCCCTTCCTTCTCGTTCATTGGCGTTCTTTCTCATTATAACGTTTTCCAAAACGGAAAGGAAATGTCACCATTTCAGTAGTACAGTTTGAAGAAGAACGACTGATACAGTATACTGAGGATGACAGAAAATGTATTGAGGAAAGGGACTCGTGACATGACAACAAAACATGAACAGATCATAGCACATATCGAGTCGCTCGATGTCGGGTCCAAAATTTCGGTCCGCCAAATCGCAAAAGAGTTGGCGGTATCAGAAGGAACGGCGTATCGGGCCATCAAAGAAGCAGAGAACTTAGGATTTGTGTCGACGATCGAACGGGTCGGGACGATCCGGATCAAGCGTAAGCACAAAGAGAATATCGAAAAACTGACGTTCGCTGAAGTCGTCAATATCGTGGACGGACAAGTGCTCGGCGGCCGTGACGGGCTGCATAAGACGCTCTCGAAGTTCGTCATCGGGGCGATGAAGCTCGAAGCGATGATGCGTTACATCGATGTCGACTCGCTCGTCATCATCGGAAACCGGGAAAAGGCGCATGAGCTCGTGCTCCAGTCTGGCGGTGCCGTCTTGATCACAGGTGGATTCGATACGACCGACGAAGTGAAGCGGATGGCGGATAAATACCACATGCCGGTCATCTCGACTTCCTATGATAGTTTCACCGTCGCGACGATGATCAACCGTGCCATCTATGACCGTTTAATCAAAAAAGAGATTCTACTCGTATCAGATATCGTCATTCCGCTCCACGACACGTTCTATTTAAAAGTGGACGACACGGTCAAACGTTGGCACGAGCTGAATGAACGGACGAAACATAATCGCTATCCCGTCATCGACGAACAGATGAAAGTCGTCGGGGTCATCACGGCGAAAGACTTGATTGACCGCCCGCATGACACCGAAATCGAGAAAGTGATGACGAAGAGCCCGATCACGGTCGGCGTTCAGACAAGCGTCACCAATGCCGCCCACCAAATGGTATGGGAAGGTATCGAGATGTTGCCGGTTGTCGACAACTACGGCCGTCTGCTCGGAATCATCAGCCGCCAAGACGTCTTGAAGGCGCTCCAACTCGCCAACCGCCAACCGCAAGTCGGCGAGACGTTCGACAATATGATCACGAACCAATTGAAAGAAGATCCGAACTCGAACGGGACCGCGTTCACCGTCGAGGTCGCGCCGCAAATGACGAGCCACATGGGGACGGCGTCGTCAGGTGTCTTGACGACGTTACTTGTCGAAGGGGCGACCCGGAGTCTGCGTCATATGAAAAAAGGCGACCTCGTCGTCGAGAATATCACGGTCTATTTCATGAAACCGATTCAAATCGAGAGCCAAATCCGAGTCTCGGCCAACGTGTTCGACCTTGGCCGGAAGTTCGGGAAAGTCGACGTCGAGATGACGCAAGGCACGCAACTCGTTGCCAAAGCGCTCGTTACGGCGCAATTGATCGACCGTTAACTAAAAAAACGAGCTGATGATGTCATCAGCTCGTTTCTGTCTGCCCTTATGCTTGTTTGATCGGCTCTTCGTTCGCGAGCGGATAGATTTTACGGTACCGGATGAACCCGACGACGGCATTGCCTAGCCCTAGGACGAGCATGGCGATGCTGACGATCCAACCGATCGTCGAGCCGAGCCCGAGGCCGCCGATCATTTGGTTGACGGCGAAAAGTGCGAGGAACAGGCTCAACCAGATGAGCGCTTGCGTGTTAAAGAGCGCTTTCCGGTATGGTGTCTTCGTCAAATAGGCGCGTCGTTTAGAAACGAAATAGGCACCTAACGAAAACAAAATGAGTCCGATCATAATTAATTGACCCAAGTGAAGAAACCCCTTTCAGACGTGTAATCTGTTATCATCATACCATAGAATAGTGTTCAAGAAAGCGAGGAATGGCGATGGCACACTGGCCAGAGGCAGCAACGATATTGAAATTGATTGAAGCGGCGGATACGATCATGATCCACCGACACGTCCGTCCTGACCCTGACGCGCTCGGCAGTCAGCTAGGGTTGAAGCGGATGTTAGAGGTCGCTTATCCGGAAAAACGGATTTACGTCGTCGGCGGCATCGTCCACGACTTAGAATTTTTAGGCAAGATGGAGCATGTTGAAGCCGACATGTACAAAGACGCGCTCGTCATCGTGCTCGACACGGCTAACCACGAACGAATCGATGGGCCGCACGCCTTGACAGGCAAGACGGTCGTCAAAATCGATCACCACCCTGATGAGGACGCGTATGCGACCCATCAAATCGTCGACACGACGGTCAGTTCGACGTCGGAGATGATTGCTGAACTTGCGGGAATCTGGGGGCTTGCCCTTGACGAGGCGTCCGCATTCTTGTTGTTCGCCGGGATTGTCGGCGACACGGGACGGTTCCAGTTCCGCAATGCGACGCCGCGCACGTTTGAGGTCGCCGCCGAATTGATCAACTACGGCATCGATACGAATCGGTTGTATCGTCAAATGTATAAGACGAACTTGGCGACGTTACAACTCCAAGGCTATGTGCTTCAAAACGTCAACGTGACAGAAGCGGGTGTCGGCTACGTCAAAATCGATGCGGACGTCTTGCGGACGTTCCACGCGACACCGGAAGCGGCATCGTTGCTCGTCAACAGTTTCTCAGGACTCGAAGGATTGAAGTGCTGGGTCATGTTCGTCGAGAACAAAGATGAGATTCGGGTGCGAATCCGTTCGAAAGGGCCGGTTATCAATGAAGTGGCGAAACGCTATCGCGGTGGCGGCCATCCGATGGCAGCCGGTGCCACGATCGATACATGGGAAGAGATGGACGAAGTGATCGCGGCACTTGATGAAGTCGCGGCACTGTTCACGTTCGAAACAGAAGAGAGCTGACCCGTTGGTCAGCTCTCTTCAGCTTTTGTCCTGATCTTGTGGGATGAACCATGTGCCGCGGTCGGTCACGTCCTCGACGACGTCGAGTTGATACTCGGCGATATAGCGGCGGAGTCGGTCGATAATCTCCGGGCTATCGGCGAAGACGGTCTGGCCGTTCTGTAAATTTTCGAGCTTGTCACGTGCGATTTTGCCCCGATTAATAATCATACGGTTTATACCCCCTTTTAGGAGAAGTTTTGTCTATAATTATTGTATCAGACAAGTGTCGGAATGAGTTTGACAATTGTGAAAAAAAGAAAGGGGGGATCTTGTGATCCACTTGAATGTACGATCGGCTTTTAGTTTGATGCAGAGCACGATTCGACTTGAACAATACGTCGCGCTGATGGCTGAGAGAGGGAGTCGGGCCGTCGCGCTCGCTGACGATGCATTATACGGCTTGCCGCAGTTCGTCCGATTGTGCGAACGCTATGCGGTCAAACCTGTCATCGGGTTGCGGACCACGTTGCGGATGGACGGGTTTGACGTGTCTGTCCTCGTCTACGCGTTGACCGAGGAGCAGTTGCCGGAACTGTATCGCCTTGTGCAGGCCGATGGAGTGACCGAGACGACCGAACTGGCGGTAGTCGTCTTACCGGAGAATTGGAAGACGAACGACCCAGTTCACCGCAGGCGCTTGTATAACCATCTGCTCGGTTACGTGAACGAGGAGAAACTATGGCTCGGATTGCCGGCGCCCCAAACGACGGAGCAGACGTTGATGCTCAGACAGCTCCGCGAGATGCGGGAGGAGCTCGGCACGAAGCTCGTGCCGGCCCCCGAGACGTGTTACATGCGCCCAGAAGATTTCGAGGCGTATCGTGCCATCGTCGCCATCGGCGAAGGAGAGCTCATCTCGCAAGAAGACGTTCACCAGAAAGGGAAATACGTCCGCCTACCGAGTGAGATGAACGATTGGTTTGAACCGATCGAACTCGAGGCACTCGACCGATTCGAATCTCTCGTGTCCGTCACTCGGTTGCCGCAAGCGACAACATCCATCCCAGAATTCGAAGGTGCCATCGACCGGTTGAAGCGACTCGTTGCCGACCGCTTAAAGGCGCTCGACCTATTCCAAGAAGATTATATCGAACGGGCCCGCTATGAACTCGATATCATCGCGCGGACGGGTTTCGCCTCTTACTTCCTCATCGTCGAGGATATCGTTCGCTATGCGAAGGAACAAGGGATCGAGGTCGGTCCGGGTCGTGGTTCCGCGGCCGGGTCGCTCGTCAGTTTCGCGCTTCACATCACCGAGGTCGACCCAGTCCGGTTCGGTCTCTTGTTCGAACGATTTTTGAATCCGGAACGAATCACGATGCCGGATATCGACTTGGACTTCGAGGATGAACGACGCGATGAGGTCGTTCGCTACGTGTTGGAGAAGTATGGTGAAAATCATGCGGCCCAAATCGGTACGCTCGCCACGTTCGGTGCAAAGGCGGCGTTACGGGATGTCGCGCGGGCGCTCGGTCTGACGCTTGAAGAAGGACAAGCGGCCAGCAAACAAGTAAAAGATGACGGGTTGGCCGGGATTTTGGCCAACCCTTCGAAAGTGAAATGGTTCGCCGGCAGTCAAAAGCGCTCGCAGCTCTTGAAAATCGCCTCCGAGTTGGAAGGGTTACCGCGCCAAGCTTCGGTCCATGCGGCCGGCCTTGTGCTCAGCCGGGAGGCACTTGATGCAATCACACCGTTGCAGCCGACGACAGGGGAGCAAGTGACTCAATATAATATGAAGGATCTCGAAGCGCTCGGTCTGTTGAAAATCGATTTGCTCGGCCTGCGCAACTTGACGAGGCTCCGGCAGATGGAGGCGCTGATTCGGGAGACGGATGAGCTGTTTTCGCTGAAGACGATCCCATTGAATGACGCCAAGACGTTCCGCGTGCTCGCCCGGGGTGACACGGACGGGATCTTCCAATTTGAGTCGGAAGGGATGAAACAAGCGCTTCGGCAAGTGAAGCCGACCGAGTTCGAGGATATCGTTGTCACGATGTCGCTCTATCGTCCGGGGCCGATGCAGTTCATCGATACGTATGCGAAGCGCAAGCATGGGATGCCTTATCAAGCGGTCCATCAGGTCGTCGGCGACATCATGCG
This sequence is a window from Exiguobacterium mexicanum. Protein-coding genes within it:
- a CDS encoding M24 family metallopeptidase, with product MNQRTNHIAQSLATKGLDAAFVTSKASVFYFSGVYAEAHERLIAILVLKNGTTAIVCPALEKGIVEASEWNGDIVTYMDHENPWDKVVKLFLDQQIIPERIGVEGEHLTYNRAEQLRAGFAGLSIIDLTEELQALRMIKSPDEVRLMKRAAELADMAIEAGIRALREGVTELEVIAEIEYAMKKHGVREMSFDTLVLFGENSADPHGVPGNNRLKKGDFALFDLGVIWQGYASDITRTVVYGEASTKQREIYETVLKAEEAAIEMANVGTTLGSIDIAARQVITTAGYGEYFTHRVGHGIGIEVHEFPSMAANNDMTAQVGMTFTVEPGIYLPGVGGVRIEDDIVMTESGPILLTSYPKTLQEID
- a CDS encoding DRTGG domain-containing protein produces the protein MTTKHEQIIAHIESLDVGSKISVRQIAKELAVSEGTAYRAIKEAENLGFVSTIERVGTIRIKRKHKENIEKLTFAEVVNIVDGQVLGGRDGLHKTLSKFVIGAMKLEAMMRYIDVDSLVIIGNREKAHELVLQSGGAVLITGGFDTTDEVKRMADKYHMPVISTSYDSFTVATMINRAIYDRLIKKEILLVSDIVIPLHDTFYLKVDDTVKRWHELNERTKHNRYPVIDEQMKVVGVITAKDLIDRPHDTEIEKVMTKSPITVGVQTSVTNAAHQMVWEGIEMLPVVDNYGRLLGIISRQDVLKALQLANRQPQVGETFDNMITNQLKEDPNSNGTAFTVEVAPQMTSHMGTASSGVLTTLLVEGATRSLRHMKKGDLVVENITVYFMKPIQIESQIRVSANVFDLGRKFGKVDVEMTQGTQLVAKALVTAQLIDR
- a CDS encoding SDR family oxidoreductase; the encoded protein is MKHVVITAGAKGIGRIVTERLLEEGWHVSVLQRKPIDWNHERLHMIETPLTDRQAVLSAYEEAVAKFGEPDALILNAGPYIFERKCLVDLSDEEWDEVITGNLSASFWLMRRAIPSMRSKQFGRIITYGFPESATAPGWIHRSAFAAAKTGLVSLTKSVALEEAAYGITANMINPGNIVGAQKEMRIEAAEPDDQTPVGRHGTGEDIARMILFLLAHDSDMVTGAVIDVTGGVNVVHQYRK
- a CDS encoding universal stress protein, whose product is MAIVYKHILSAVDGSKEAERAFETAIDVALRNDGKLYIGHVIDTRTFATVEAYDRTITERAETYAKELLEDYVNRAKERGVKEVETVIEYGSPKVTIAKKIAPNHDIDLIICGATGLNAVERFFIGSVSESIVRYSKCDVLIVRQ
- a CDS encoding DHH family phosphoesterase, whose amino-acid sequence is MAHWPEAATILKLIEAADTIMIHRHVRPDPDALGSQLGLKRMLEVAYPEKRIYVVGGIVHDLEFLGKMEHVEADMYKDALVIVLDTANHERIDGPHALTGKTVVKIDHHPDEDAYATHQIVDTTVSSTSEMIAELAGIWGLALDEASAFLLFAGIVGDTGRFQFRNATPRTFEVAAELINYGIDTNRLYRQMYKTNLATLQLQGYVLQNVNVTEAGVGYVKIDADVLRTFHATPEAASLLVNSFSGLEGLKCWVMFVENKDEIRVRIRSKGPVINEVAKRYRGGGHPMAAGATIDTWEEMDEVIAALDEVAALFTFETEES
- the dnaE gene encoding DNA polymerase III subunit alpha; the encoded protein is MIHLNVRSAFSLMQSTIRLEQYVALMAERGSRAVALADDALYGLPQFVRLCERYAVKPVIGLRTTLRMDGFDVSVLVYALTEEQLPELYRLVQADGVTETTELAVVVLPENWKTNDPVHRRRLYNHLLGYVNEEKLWLGLPAPQTTEQTLMLRQLREMREELGTKLVPAPETCYMRPEDFEAYRAIVAIGEGELISQEDVHQKGKYVRLPSEMNDWFEPIELEALDRFESLVSVTRLPQATTSIPEFEGAIDRLKRLVADRLKALDLFQEDYIERARYELDIIARTGFASYFLIVEDIVRYAKEQGIEVGPGRGSAAGSLVSFALHITEVDPVRFGLLFERFLNPERITMPDIDLDFEDERRDEVVRYVLEKYGENHAAQIGTLATFGAKAALRDVARALGLTLEEGQAASKQVKDDGLAGILANPSKVKWFAGSQKRSQLLKIASELEGLPRQASVHAAGLVLSREALDAITPLQPTTGEQVTQYNMKDLEALGLLKIDLLGLRNLTRLRQMEALIRETDELFSLKTIPLNDAKTFRVLARGDTDGIFQFESEGMKQALRQVKPTEFEDIVVTMSLYRPGPMQFIDTYAKRKHGMPYQAVHQVVGDIMRTTNGVLVYQEQVMRLLRELAGYSYAEADLIRRAIAKKDVAAIDVEKARFLERSSERFDSDSMRQVFSWIEKFAGYGFNRSHAVAYSLISYRLAYVKAHFERIFYLVTYDKTNQLVRMLRKGKIPVYPPDVLHGQAAAFLEGPGVRLGLKAVQGLTKRDVERLIEHHAEFTDVKRLLELMGWGTKDHMKLRRLLGAGALDRMYHGERRRAFEAVERLREETETHLLPDELSALGLKRSAPIEPNWSEEEREALGTWIVHSPLTTVAPLSIETVTIDEVLHGERGFIVVYVDAIRTFKTKKNEEMGVVMVDDGVSQDEVVIFPRVFAQFSRSLYVGNVLLLEVHPNERDGRRQLVVERVRPLHGQALFVRLRLESFADLEELLHTSKGDVPVICRFSDSKEVKQLASAYAVNPTETLLLALKQRFGETDVVLKRVDSKLPGTKTSTKS
- a CDS encoding metallophosphoesterase family protein produces the protein MKLAILTDIHGNVQALDAVLAELDRQGIDQIWSLGDMIAMGPDSNEVMARLLDRGVHMITGNHDEAVLSLMAGTGHPESYAHTRPHHEWVARTLKPAYAEALFKLPRTIERVVEGTRVYGIHYHIPTEKRETPITEEPFHDIVEATLSNMQSLYAAYEADVICFGHHHPEHMFRDDVKHYFNPGALGVARDDLARYGILEWGEAGFSIHPQAVPYDKRSFLETMERRDVPQRDVMFRLFY
- a CDS encoding 3D domain-containing protein translates to MLKKIGTVLLLTVMTLAMLLPQQQVEASSKVYVQSQVNGLNVRSAGSLNGKVIGKINKGQQLQRTGSKGAWIRVNYKGKAGWIAAKYLKSVKKASKSVTKTSLKAKTYKMNASAYTPYCKGCSGVTALGWNVRAQKRNVVAVDPRVIPLGKKVQVYVGGKLTGTYTAADTGGAIKGNKIDILMYSQSAALNFGRKTVTVKVL
- a CDS encoding YtpI family protein; translation: MGQLIMIGLILFSLGAYFVSKRRAYLTKTPYRKALFNTQALIWLSLFLALFAVNQMIGGLGLGSTIGWIVSIAMLVLGLGNAVVGFIRYRKIYPLANEEPIKQA